From Chromatiales bacterium, a single genomic window includes:
- a CDS encoding nickel-dependent hydrogenase large subunit: MTVIKTPNGYQLDNSGRRVVVDPVTRIEGHMRCEVNVDENNVIRNAVSSGTMWRGLEVILKGRDPRDAWAFVERICGVCTGCHALASVRAVEDALGIRIPKNAHLIREMMAKTLQVHDHVVHFYHLHALDWVNPVNALKADPKATSQLQQAVSPHHPLSSPGYFRDVQTRVRKFIESGQLGPFKNGYWDNPAYKLPPEADLMAVAHYLEALDLQKEFVKVHTIFGGKNPHPNYLVGGVPCAINMDGELAAGAPLNMERLNFVRARIQEMVDFCKNVYVPDVIAIASFYKDWLYGGGLGAYSVMDYGAYPKVLYDKSTDQLPGGVILNGNWDEIYEIDPRDPEQVQEFVAHSWYSYPDESRGLHPWDGVTEPKFELGAGFKGSKTDIKQLDESAKYSWIKAPRWRGHAVEVGPLSRYTLAYAQKVDYVRNQVERSLAFFNQLAGTQLDARTALRSTIGRTLARALEAEYCADMMVDDWNELIANIKAGDTATANMDKWDPSTWPREAKGVGTVAAPRGGLGHWIRIKDGRIENYQCVVPTTWNGSPRDPAGNIGAFEACLMNTPMERPDEPVEILRSLHSFDPCLACSTHVMSEDGEELTRVKIR; the protein is encoded by the coding sequence ATGACCGTGATCAAGACCCCCAACGGATATCAACTCGACAACTCCGGCCGGCGCGTGGTGGTCGATCCGGTGACTCGCATCGAGGGCCACATGCGCTGCGAGGTCAACGTGGATGAGAACAACGTCATCCGCAACGCCGTCTCCAGCGGCACCATGTGGCGCGGCCTGGAGGTGATCCTCAAGGGCCGCGACCCGCGCGACGCCTGGGCCTTCGTGGAGCGCATCTGCGGGGTGTGCACGGGCTGCCACGCGCTGGCCTCGGTGCGCGCGGTGGAGGATGCGCTGGGCATCCGCATCCCCAAGAACGCGCACCTGATCCGCGAGATGATGGCCAAGACCCTGCAGGTGCACGACCACGTGGTGCATTTCTATCACCTGCACGCCCTGGACTGGGTCAACCCCGTCAATGCGCTGAAGGCCGACCCCAAGGCGACCTCGCAGCTGCAGCAGGCCGTCTCGCCCCACCACCCCCTGTCCAGCCCCGGCTACTTCCGCGACGTGCAGACCCGCGTGCGCAAGTTCATCGAGTCCGGGCAGCTGGGGCCGTTCAAGAACGGCTATTGGGACAATCCCGCCTACAAACTTCCGCCGGAGGCGGACCTCATGGCGGTGGCGCATTATCTCGAGGCGCTGGATCTCCAAAAGGAGTTTGTCAAGGTCCACACCATCTTCGGCGGCAAGAACCCCCACCCCAACTATCTGGTCGGCGGCGTGCCCTGCGCTATCAACATGGACGGGGAGCTGGCCGCCGGCGCGCCGCTGAACATGGAGCGGCTGAACTTCGTGCGCGCCCGCATCCAGGAGATGGTGGACTTTTGCAAGAACGTCTACGTGCCCGACGTGATCGCCATCGCCAGCTTCTACAAGGACTGGCTCTACGGCGGCGGGCTGGGCGCCTACAGTGTGATGGACTACGGCGCCTACCCCAAGGTGCTCTACGACAAGTCCACCGACCAGCTGCCCGGCGGCGTGATCCTCAACGGCAACTGGGACGAGATCTACGAGATCGACCCCCGCGACCCGGAGCAGGTGCAGGAGTTCGTCGCCCACTCCTGGTACAGCTACCCCGACGAGAGCCGCGGCCTGCATCCCTGGGACGGCGTGACCGAGCCCAAGTTTGAGCTCGGCGCCGGCTTCAAGGGCAGCAAGACCGACATCAAGCAGCTGGACGAGTCGGCCAAGTACTCCTGGATCAAGGCGCCGCGTTGGCGCGGGCACGCCGTGGAGGTGGGTCCGCTGTCACGCTACACCCTGGCCTATGCCCAGAAGGTGGACTATGTGCGCAACCAAGTGGAGCGCAGCCTGGCCTTCTTCAACCAACTGGCGGGTACGCAGCTCGACGCGCGCACCGCGCTGCGATCCACCATCGGCCGCACCCTGGCCCGCGCGCTGGAGGCCGAGTACTGCGCGGACATGATGGTCGATGACTGGAACGAGCTGATCGCCAACATCAAGGCGGGCGACACCGCCACCGCCAACATGGACAAGTGGGACCCCTCCACCTGGCCCCGGGAGGCCAAGGGCGTGGGCACCGTGGCCGCGCCGCGCGGCGGTCTCGGCCACTGGATCCGGATCAAGGACGGGCGGATCGAGAACTACCAGTGCGTGGTGCCCACCACCTGGAACGGCTCGCCCCGCGACCCGGCCGGCAACATCGGCGCCTTCGAGGCCTGTTTGATGAACACGCCCATGGAGCGCCCCGATGAGCCGGTGGAGATCCTGCGCAGCCTGCACAGCTTCGACCCCTGCCTCGCCTGCTCGACCCACGTCATGAGCGAGGACGGCGAGGAGCTGACCCGGGTGAAGATCCGATAA
- the cybH gene encoding Ni/Fe-hydrogenase, b-type cytochrome subunit: protein MSSKAEHIHAEPAVYVYQAPVRIWHWVTALSIVVLALTGYFIGSPLPSVPGEASDNYLMGYIRFAHFAAGYVVAVAFLGRIYWAFVGNEHARQILLPPVTSGQWWLGVWNEIKWYLFLAKAPKKYIGHNPLATLTMHLMFVWGMVFMIVSGFALYGEGTGMGSWQYELFSSWMIPLFGQSQDLHTWHHLGMWYVGIFVMIHIYVVIREDIMSRQSLISSMVSGWRTFKDSRREQGDEI from the coding sequence ATGTCGAGCAAGGCAGAGCACATCCATGCCGAACCGGCGGTCTACGTCTACCAGGCGCCCGTGCGCATCTGGCACTGGGTCACGGCGCTGAGCATCGTGGTATTGGCCCTCACGGGTTACTTCATTGGCTCGCCGCTGCCCTCGGTGCCCGGGGAGGCCAGTGACAACTACCTCATGGGCTATATCCGCTTCGCCCATTTCGCCGCCGGGTATGTCGTGGCCGTCGCCTTCTTGGGCCGAATCTATTGGGCCTTCGTCGGCAACGAGCACGCCCGCCAGATCCTGCTGCCGCCGGTGACCAGCGGCCAGTGGTGGTTGGGGGTGTGGAACGAGATCAAGTGGTATCTGTTCCTGGCCAAGGCGCCGAAGAAGTACATCGGCCACAACCCGCTCGCCACCCTCACCATGCACCTGATGTTCGTGTGGGGGATGGTGTTCATGATCGTCTCGGGCTTCGCCCTGTATGGCGAGGGCACGGGCATGGGCAGCTGGCAATACGAATTGTTCAGCTCCTGGATGATCCCGCTGTTCGGCCAGAGCCAGGACCTGCACACCTGGCACCACCTGGGCATGTGGTATGTGGGGATCTTCGTCATGATCCACATCTACGTGGTCATCCGCGAGGACATCATGTCCCGCCAATCGCTGATCAGCTCCATGGTCAGCGGTTGGCGCACCTTCAAGGACAGTCGTCGCGAACAGGGCGACGAGATCTGA
- the rpoZ gene encoding DNA-directed RNA polymerase subunit omega, whose amino-acid sequence MARITVEDCLENVENRFELVLVASKRARQISLGHQPHVELENDKPTVLALREIAEGLIGKSVLDEVDAREHAPVEQGVSEDEVRAEI is encoded by the coding sequence ATGGCCCGTATCACCGTCGAAGACTGTCTCGAAAACGTGGAAAACCGCTTCGAGCTCGTACTGGTCGCCAGCAAGCGCGCCCGCCAGATCTCCCTGGGGCATCAGCCGCACGTGGAGCTGGAGAACGACAAGCCCACCGTCCTCGCCCTGCGCGAGATCGCCGAGGGCCTGATCGGCAAGAGCGTGCTCGACGAGGTCGACGCCCGTGAACACGCCCCCGTCGAGCAGGGCGTGAGCGAGGACGAGGTGCGGGCCGAGATCTGA
- a CDS encoding hydrogenase small subunit produces the protein MTSTETFYEVMRRQGISRRSFLKYCSLTAAALGLGPQFAGRIAHAMETKPRIPILWLHGLECTCCSESFIRSAHPLAKDVVLSMVSLDYDDTLMASAGHQAEAIIEETIAKYKGNYIVAVEGNPPLNEDGMYCIVGGKPFVEQLRYATEHCKAIISWGSCASYGCVQAARPNPTRATPVHKVITDKPIIKVPGCPPIAEVMTAVVTYMLTFDRIPELDRQGRPKMFYSQRIHDKCYRRPHFDAGQFVESFDDEGARKGYCLYKVGCKGPTTYNACSTIRWNEGTSFPIQAGHGCIGCSEDGFWDKGSWYARLTDIHQFGIEQNADKVGGTVAGVVGTAIAAHAAVSAVKRARQKGDQQ, from the coding sequence ATGACAAGCACCGAAACGTTTTATGAGGTCATGCGGCGGCAAGGAATCTCGCGCCGCAGCTTCTTGAAATACTGCAGCCTGACGGCTGCGGCCTTGGGACTGGGTCCGCAGTTCGCCGGGCGCATCGCCCATGCCATGGAGACCAAGCCGCGCATCCCCATCCTGTGGCTGCACGGCCTGGAGTGCACCTGCTGCTCCGAGTCCTTCATCCGCTCGGCCCACCCGCTGGCCAAGGATGTGGTCCTGTCCATGGTCTCGCTGGACTACGACGACACCCTCATGGCCTCCGCCGGCCACCAGGCCGAGGCCATCATCGAGGAGACCATCGCCAAGTACAAAGGCAACTACATCGTCGCGGTGGAGGGCAATCCCCCCCTCAATGAGGACGGCATGTACTGCATCGTCGGCGGCAAGCCCTTCGTCGAGCAGCTGCGTTATGCCACCGAGCACTGTAAGGCCATCATCTCCTGGGGCTCCTGCGCCTCCTATGGCTGCGTGCAGGCGGCCCGGCCCAACCCCACCCGCGCCACGCCGGTGCACAAGGTCATCACCGACAAGCCCATCATCAAGGTGCCCGGCTGTCCGCCCATCGCCGAGGTCATGACCGCGGTGGTCACCTACATGCTCACCTTCGACCGCATCCCTGAGCTCGACCGCCAGGGCCGGCCCAAGATGTTCTACAGCCAGCGCATCCACGACAAATGCTACCGCCGCCCGCACTTCGACGCCGGGCAGTTCGTGGAGAGCTTCGATGACGAGGGGGCGCGCAAGGGCTACTGCCTGTACAAGGTGGGCTGCAAGGGCCCCACCACCTACAACGCCTGCTCCACCATCCGTTGGAACGAGGGCACCTCCTTCCCCATCCAGGCCGGCCACGGCTGCATCGGCTGCTCCGAGGACGGTTTCTGGGACAAGGGCTCCTGGTACGCCCGCCTCACCGACATCCACCAGTTCGGCATCGAGCAGAACGCCGATAAGGTCGGCGGCACCGTCGCCGGCGTGGTGGGCACCGCCATCGCCGCCCATGCCGCCGTCAGTGCCGTGAAGCGCGCCCGTCAGAAAGGAGACCAGCAATGA
- a CDS encoding helix-turn-helix domain-containing protein, translated as MTKRTSPKKASLKDWHRADIVAALRKAGWSLRRLATHHGYASPTTLSVAMERPWPKGQQLIADAIGIDPAEIWPSRYQGKDTTQARKGHRDSAERKAA; from the coding sequence ATGACTAAACGCACCTCGCCAAAAAAAGCCAGCCTCAAGGACTGGCACCGCGCCGACATCGTGGCCGCACTGCGTAAGGCCGGTTGGAGTCTGCGCCGGTTGGCGACCCACCACGGCTATGCCTCCCCGACCACGTTGTCGGTCGCCATGGAGCGCCCTTGGCCAAAAGGCCAGCAGCTGATTGCGGACGCCATCGGCATCGATCCGGCCGAGATCTGGCCGAGCCGTTACCAGGGTAAGGATACCACTCAGGCCCGCAAAGGGCATCGGGATTCAGCGGAAAGGAAGGCCGCATGA
- a CDS encoding helix-turn-helix transcriptional regulator encodes MTTEIGGRLVQIRGHKSQAAFARDLGVHKNTLGGYERGERKPDSEFLCALMRAGYNANWVLTGEGPSLLKDLQAPSGPASGIDLDLLEHVTRTTFEELQRRGLRLEPAAQARLVRVLYRHFASKGEQPDHDTVSNIIDLAAYR; translated from the coding sequence GTGACAACCGAGATCGGGGGCCGACTTGTTCAAATTCGCGGTCATAAAAGCCAGGCAGCGTTCGCCAGAGACCTGGGCGTCCACAAGAACACCCTGGGCGGCTATGAGCGAGGGGAGAGGAAGCCGGACTCTGAGTTCCTGTGCGCCTTGATGCGTGCAGGCTATAACGCGAACTGGGTGCTTACAGGCGAGGGGCCGTCGCTGCTGAAGGACCTGCAGGCGCCCTCCGGCCCGGCAAGCGGCATCGACCTGGACCTGCTGGAGCACGTGACGCGCACCACCTTCGAGGAGCTGCAGCGGCGCGGCCTGCGCCTGGAGCCGGCCGCCCAGGCCCGCCTGGTGCGGGTGCTGTATCGCCACTTCGCCAGCAAGGGCGAGCAACCAGACCACGACACAGTAAGCAATATCATAGACTTGGCCGCCTATAGGTAG
- a CDS encoding hydrogenase-1 expression HyaE: MSSPLIERLTTELGYPRVDTESLNEFLDAHAHSVLFFAGDPAKYPEANDVAVVLPELVRHFAGRLAPALVADEDEARLQALYGFESWPALVFLRGREYLGSICRIRDWSDYLQTIEALLQGPPKRPPSVGIPVVSA; encoded by the coding sequence ATGTCCTCACCGTTGATCGAACGGCTGACCACCGAGCTGGGCTACCCCCGGGTGGATACGGAAAGCCTGAACGAGTTCCTCGACGCCCACGCTCACAGTGTCCTGTTCTTCGCCGGCGACCCGGCGAAGTATCCCGAGGCCAACGACGTGGCCGTGGTGCTGCCCGAGCTGGTGCGCCACTTCGCCGGGCGCCTCGCCCCGGCCCTGGTGGCCGACGAGGACGAGGCCCGGTTGCAGGCGCTCTACGGCTTCGAAAGTTGGCCCGCGTTGGTCTTCCTGCGCGGGCGCGAATACCTGGGCAGCATCTGCCGCATCCGGGACTGGTCCGATTATCTGCAGACCATCGAGGCCCTGCTGCAGGGCCCGCCCAAGCGCCCGCCCAGTGTCGGCATCCCCGTCGTCAGCGCCTGA
- a CDS encoding RidA family protein gives MARDIISTDKAPKAIGTYSQAVRVDNTVYISGQIPLIPETMALVEGDMDAQIRRVFDNLAAVAEAAGGRLADIVKLNIFLTDLAHFPLVNQVMAEYFAEPYPARAAIGVASLPKGAGVEMDAILHLGRA, from the coding sequence ATGGCGCGCGACATCATCTCCACGGACAAGGCCCCCAAGGCCATCGGCACCTATTCGCAGGCGGTGAGGGTCGACAACACCGTCTACATCTCCGGGCAGATCCCGCTCATCCCCGAGACCATGGCGCTGGTGGAGGGCGACATGGACGCCCAGATCCGTCGCGTCTTCGACAACCTCGCGGCCGTGGCGGAGGCCGCCGGCGGCCGGCTTGCCGACATCGTCAAGCTCAACATCTTCCTCACCGACCTCGCGCACTTCCCGCTGGTCAACCAGGTGATGGCCGAGTACTTCGCCGAACCCTATCCGGCGCGTGCCGCCATCGGCGTGGCCAGCCTGCCCAAGGGCGCCGGCGTGGAGATGGACGCCATCCTGCACCTCGGCCGGGCATGA
- the gmk gene encoding guanylate kinase, with translation MSKGTLYVISAPSGAGKTSLVRALVARLDGVAASVSHTTRAMRPGEEDGVHYHFVDRACFLKMVEAGDFLEHAQVFDNYYGTSQQAVEDQLRAGQDVILEIDWQGAEQVRRLMPDCETVFILPPSREELERRLRGRGQDGDEVIARRMRDAVNEMSHYPEFDYLVINEVFEEALDELQAIFVANRQRLARQQAEHEGLLRALLA, from the coding sequence GTGAGCAAGGGTACGCTTTACGTGATCTCCGCGCCCTCCGGGGCAGGCAAGACCAGTCTGGTGCGGGCGCTGGTCGCACGACTCGACGGCGTGGCCGCCTCGGTCTCGCACACCACCCGGGCCATGCGTCCGGGCGAAGAGGACGGCGTGCATTATCACTTCGTCGACCGCGCGTGTTTCCTGAAGATGGTCGAGGCCGGCGACTTCCTCGAACACGCCCAGGTCTTCGACAACTACTACGGCACCTCACAGCAGGCCGTCGAAGACCAGCTGCGCGCCGGTCAGGACGTGATCCTCGAGATCGACTGGCAGGGCGCGGAGCAGGTGCGTCGCCTGATGCCGGACTGCGAGACCGTCTTCATCCTGCCGCCCTCGCGCGAGGAGCTGGAGCGGCGCCTGCGCGGGCGCGGCCAGGACGGCGACGAGGTGATCGCGCGGCGCATGCGCGATGCCGTCAACGAGATGTCGCACTACCCCGAGTTCGATTACCTCGTCATCAACGAGGTCTTCGAGGAGGCGCTGGACGAACTGCAGGCGATCTTCGTCGCCAATCGCCAGCGGCTCGCCCGCCAGCAGGCCGAGCACGAGGGCCTGCTGCGCGCGCTGCTGGCCTGA
- the spoT gene encoding bifunctional GTP diphosphokinase/guanosine-3',5'-bis pyrophosphate 3'-pyrophosphohydrolase: MAESATTGFLSPQNPKDTTRFLVSDLCSILETYLDPDQISEVYRAYLFGAEAHEGQTRQSGEPYIYHPIAVAKTLAEMRMDHHSLVAAILHDVMEDTATAKEQLEREFGAEVAELVDGVSKLTHLHFESKAEAQAENFRKMMLAMVRDVRVMMVKLADRLHNMRTVGALRPDKRRRIARETLEIYAPIAQRLGMNAMRRELELLGFRAYWPQRYATLERAVQRARGHRKEVLQRIEASVVNRMEEAGVVARIIGREKNLYSIYKKMREKGLSFADVFDVYAIRIIVEDVDTCYRCLGIMHNLYKPVPGRFKDYIAIPKANGYQSLHTTLFGPHGIPLEIQIRTEEMDHVAESGIAAHWLYKSGDRHSATAQARAREWMKTVLEMQQSAGDSIEFLENIKVDLFPDEVYVFTPKGDIMELPRGATPVDFAYAVHSDIGNSCVAAKIDRQLAPLSTQLESGQAVEVITAPNARPNPAWLGFVVTGKARANIRHHLKNLKEDEAGVLGRRLLEKALTSLGRSLDGVDEVQMHALLEEFGIPDVARLYEDIGLGTRMAPLVARRLVGDAEVPADGKRAPLAIRGTEGMVVSFAKCCYPIPGDPIVGVMSTGRGMVIHREGCRNVAEFRDNPDKWVPLQWSDDIDREFTASVRVQSANQRGVLATLASKIASMDANIENVSFEERDATTTTITFLLSVRDRRHLARIMRSIRNAPAVMKIARARG; this comes from the coding sequence ATGGCCGAGAGCGCGACCACCGGTTTCCTGAGTCCCCAGAACCCCAAGGACACCACGCGGTTTCTGGTCAGCGACCTGTGCTCGATTCTCGAGACCTATCTCGACCCCGATCAGATCAGTGAGGTCTACCGCGCCTACCTCTTCGGCGCCGAGGCACACGAAGGGCAGACGCGCCAGTCCGGCGAGCCCTACATCTACCACCCCATCGCCGTGGCCAAGACCCTGGCCGAGATGCGCATGGATCACCACAGCCTCGTGGCGGCGATCCTGCATGATGTCATGGAGGACACGGCCACCGCCAAGGAACAGCTCGAACGCGAGTTCGGCGCCGAGGTGGCGGAGCTGGTGGACGGTGTCAGCAAGCTGACCCATCTGCACTTCGAATCCAAGGCCGAGGCCCAGGCCGAGAACTTCCGCAAGATGATGCTGGCCATGGTGCGCGACGTGCGCGTGATGATGGTCAAGCTCGCCGACCGCCTGCACAACATGCGCACGGTCGGCGCCCTGCGCCCCGACAAGCGTCGCCGCATCGCCCGCGAGACGCTCGAGATCTACGCCCCCATCGCCCAGCGCCTGGGCATGAACGCCATGCGCCGCGAGCTGGAGCTGCTGGGCTTTCGCGCCTACTGGCCGCAGCGCTATGCCACCCTGGAGCGCGCCGTGCAGCGCGCCCGCGGCCACCGCAAGGAGGTGCTGCAGCGCATCGAGGCCTCGGTGGTCAACCGCATGGAGGAGGCCGGGGTGGTGGCGCGCATCATCGGCCGCGAGAAGAACCTCTACAGCATCTACAAGAAGATGCGCGAGAAGGGCCTGTCCTTCGCCGATGTCTTCGATGTCTATGCCATCCGTATCATCGTCGAGGACGTCGACACCTGTTATCGCTGCCTGGGCATCATGCACAACCTCTACAAGCCGGTGCCGGGACGCTTCAAGGACTACATCGCCATCCCCAAGGCCAATGGCTACCAGTCGTTGCATACCACCCTGTTCGGGCCGCACGGCATCCCGCTGGAGATCCAGATCCGCACCGAGGAGATGGATCACGTCGCCGAGTCCGGCATCGCCGCGCACTGGCTGTACAAGAGCGGCGACCGCCATTCCGCCACCGCCCAGGCACGCGCCCGCGAGTGGATGAAGACCGTGCTGGAGATGCAGCAGAGCGCGGGCGACAGCATCGAGTTCCTGGAGAACATCAAGGTCGACCTGTTCCCGGACGAGGTCTACGTCTTCACGCCCAAGGGCGACATCATGGAGCTGCCGCGCGGCGCCACCCCGGTGGACTTCGCCTATGCCGTGCACTCGGACATCGGCAACTCCTGCGTGGCCGCCAAGATCGACCGTCAGCTGGCGCCGCTGTCCACCCAGCTCGAGAGCGGGCAGGCGGTGGAGGTCATCACCGCGCCCAATGCCCGGCCCAACCCCGCCTGGCTCGGCTTCGTCGTCACGGGCAAGGCCCGCGCCAACATCCGCCACCATCTCAAGAACCTGAAGGAGGACGAGGCCGGGGTGCTGGGCCGCCGCCTGCTGGAAAAGGCCCTGACCTCGCTCGGGCGCTCGCTGGACGGCGTGGACGAGGTGCAGATGCACGCCCTGCTGGAGGAGTTCGGCATCCCGGATGTCGCACGTCTCTACGAGGACATCGGACTCGGCACCCGCATGGCCCCGCTGGTGGCGCGCCGCCTGGTCGGCGACGCGGAGGTCCCCGCCGACGGCAAGCGCGCGCCGCTCGCCATCCGCGGCACCGAGGGCATGGTGGTGAGCTTTGCCAAGTGTTGCTACCCGATCCCGGGCGACCCCATCGTCGGCGTGATGAGCACCGGGCGCGGGATGGTCATCCACCGCGAGGGCTGCCGCAACGTCGCCGAGTTCCGCGACAACCCGGACAAGTGGGTGCCGTTGCAGTGGTCGGACGACATCGATCGCGAGTTCACCGCCTCCGTGCGCGTGCAAAGCGCCAACCAGCGCGGCGTGCTGGCCACGCTGGCCAGCAAGATCGCCAGCATGGACGCCAACATCGAGAACGTCTCCTTCGAGGAGCGCGACGCCACCACCACCACCATCACCTTCCTGCTCTCGGTCCGCGACCGCCGGCACCTGGCGCGCATCATGCGCAGCATCCGCAACGCCCCGGCCGTGATGAAGATCGCCCGCGCCCGCGGCTGA
- a CDS encoding HypC/HybG/HupF family hydrogenase formation chaperone → MCIGVPMRIVSVDGLRALCEREGERRHIDLSLVGPQPAGTWVLTFLDAAREVLSAQEAQRIDDALKALGAVMDGEQNIDHLFADLGDREPQLPEHLRPLAAATPKAATGEAE, encoded by the coding sequence ATGTGTATCGGCGTCCCCATGCGCATCGTCTCCGTCGACGGTCTGCGGGCCCTGTGCGAGCGCGAGGGCGAGCGGCGACACATCGACCTCTCGCTGGTGGGGCCCCAGCCGGCCGGGACCTGGGTGCTGACCTTCCTGGACGCGGCCCGGGAGGTGCTTTCGGCACAGGAGGCCCAGCGCATCGACGATGCGCTCAAGGCGCTGGGCGCGGTCATGGACGGCGAGCAGAACATCGACCACCTGTTCGCCGACCTGGGCGACCGCGAACCCCAGCTGCCCGAACACCTGCGGCCGCTTGCGGCCGCCACCCCCAAAGCGGCCACCGGCGAGGCCGAGTGA
- the ispB gene encoding octaprenyl diphosphate synthase: MELSQIQALIADDMQAVNALIEARLQSDVVLINQLGQYIINSGGKRLRPQLALLAARACGYDGDRHVDIAAIVEFIHTATLLHDDVVDESDLRRGKDTANTVWGNAAAVLVGDFLYSRSFEMMVAVGSMRVMEIMSSTTCTIAEGEVQQLLNCHDADTTEARYLEVIHSKTAKLFEAACRLGAVLAGQPAAVENDLAAYGMHLGTAFQLIDDVLDYSASADEMGKNVGDDLAEGKPTLPLIHAMRQGTPAQARVVREAIEQGGLERIDEVMAAIESTGAIEYTAASARSEAEQAIARLASLPASPYREALAALAEFSVNRSH, from the coding sequence ATGGAACTGAGCCAGATCCAGGCCCTGATCGCCGACGACATGCAGGCGGTCAACGCGCTGATCGAGGCGCGTCTCCAGTCCGACGTCGTCCTCATCAACCAGCTCGGCCAATACATTATCAATAGCGGTGGTAAGCGCCTGCGCCCGCAGCTCGCGCTGCTGGCCGCGCGTGCCTGCGGCTACGACGGCGACCGCCACGTGGACATCGCCGCCATCGTCGAGTTCATCCACACCGCCACCCTGCTGCACGACGACGTGGTGGACGAATCCGACCTGCGCCGTGGCAAGGATACCGCAAACACCGTGTGGGGCAATGCCGCCGCCGTGCTGGTGGGCGATTTCCTCTACTCGCGCTCCTTCGAGATGATGGTGGCGGTGGGCTCCATGCGGGTGATGGAGATCATGTCGAGCACGACCTGCACCATCGCCGAGGGCGAGGTCCAGCAGCTGCTGAACTGCCACGATGCCGATACCACCGAGGCGCGCTACCTGGAGGTGATCCACTCCAAGACCGCCAAGCTCTTCGAGGCGGCCTGTCGCCTCGGCGCCGTGCTCGCCGGCCAGCCGGCGGCGGTGGAGAACGACCTGGCGGCCTATGGCATGCACCTGGGCACGGCCTTCCAGCTCATCGACGACGTGCTGGACTACTCGGCCTCGGCCGATGAGATGGGCAAGAACGTCGGTGACGACCTGGCCGAGGGCAAGCCCACCCTGCCGCTGATCCACGCCATGCGCCAGGGCACGCCGGCGCAGGCCCGCGTGGTGCGCGAGGCCATCGAACAGGGCGGCCTGGAGCGCATCGACGAGGTCATGGCGGCCATTGAATCGACGGGGGCAATCGAGTACACTGCCGCGTCTGCGCGATCGGAGGCCGAACAGGCCATCGCGCGACTGGCCTCCCTGCCGGCTTCACCCTACAGGGAGGCGCTGGCCGCCCTGGCGGAATTCTCCGTCAACCGCAGCCACTGA
- the hybD gene encoding HyaD/HybD family hydrogenase maturation endopeptidase, with the protein MSEAATPQTLILGIGNILWADEGFGVRAVEMLNRNYEAPEGVTLLDGGTQGIYLVSYVKAADYLVVFDAVDYGLAPGTLKVVEDDEVPSFMGAKKMSLHQTGFQEVLSMAQLLGSYPQRLLLVGVQPEELEDYGGSLRPCVKAQIEPAIRVAVDWLARLGVQLRRRARPLPESTLLASPQVGLDSYEAGRPSEEMAPRVGDPRVIFQQGCRFDPKPSPLEGPALGVDLDRRRQD; encoded by the coding sequence ATGAGCGAAGCAGCCACACCTCAAACCTTGATCCTCGGCATCGGCAACATCCTGTGGGCGGACGAGGGCTTCGGCGTCCGGGCGGTGGAGATGCTCAACCGCAACTACGAGGCGCCCGAGGGCGTGACGCTGTTGGACGGCGGCACCCAGGGGATCTACCTGGTCTCCTACGTCAAGGCGGCCGACTACCTGGTGGTCTTCGACGCCGTGGACTACGGCCTGGCCCCAGGCACGCTCAAGGTCGTGGAGGACGACGAGGTCCCCAGTTTCATGGGGGCGAAGAAGATGAGCCTGCATCAGACTGGGTTTCAGGAGGTGCTGTCCATGGCCCAGTTGCTGGGTTCGTATCCGCAACGCCTGTTGCTGGTGGGGGTGCAGCCCGAGGAGCTGGAGGACTACGGCGGCAGCCTGCGTCCCTGCGTAAAGGCCCAGATCGAACCGGCCATACGGGTTGCGGTGGACTGGCTGGCCAGGCTCGGCGTGCAGCTGAGGCGGCGCGCGAGGCCCTTGCCCGAGTCCACCCTGCTGGCCTCCCCACAGGTGGGCCTGGACAGCTACGAGGCCGGGCGCCCCAGCGAGGAGATGGCGCCGCGCGTGGGCGATCCGAGGGTGATCTTCCAGCAGGGCTGCCGTTTCGACCCCAAGCCCTCGCCCCTGGAGGGGCCGGCGCTGGGCGTGGACCTGGACCGGCGGAGGCAGGACTGA